A section of the Paenibacillus aurantius genome encodes:
- a CDS encoding mismatch-specific DNA-glycosylase → MTDAHAPVPDHIRPGLRVLFIGFNPSLRSGETGHNYANPNNRFWRILQGSGLTPRLYRPEEDGDLLELGYGFTNIVARPTRAADEITREEYREGRSLLRRKLEKAKPRVACYVGKGVYEEFRGSRGRIPWGFQEEETVNGVKDFVAPSSSGLVRMKLEEMIDIYKELEAYLNG, encoded by the coding sequence ATGACAGACGCACATGCGCCGGTACCGGATCACATCCGTCCCGGGCTCCGCGTTCTGTTCATCGGCTTTAACCCGAGTCTGCGGTCCGGAGAGACCGGCCACAATTACGCGAACCCGAATAACCGGTTCTGGAGAATTCTCCAAGGGTCGGGTCTGACTCCCCGCTTGTACCGGCCGGAAGAGGATGGAGACCTGCTGGAGCTCGGGTACGGCTTCACCAACATTGTCGCCCGGCCGACCCGGGCCGCCGATGAGATCACCCGCGAGGAATACCGCGAAGGGCGGTCTCTGCTTCGGCGCAAGCTGGAGAAGGCCAAGCCCCGGGTGGCTTGTTATGTCGGAAAAGGCGTATATGAAGAGTTTAGAGGAAGCCGGGGCCGCATCCCTTGGGGCTTTCAAGAGGAAGAGACGGTTAATGGGGTTAAAGACTTCGTCGCCCCTTCCTCCAGCGGGCTGGTCCGGATGAAGCTCGAAGAGATGATCGACATATACAAGGAGCTGGAGGCTTATCTAAACGGATAA
- a CDS encoding MerR family transcriptional regulator, which produces MTTAVYKTKEAAAALNVSPTTIKRWASHFQDRFRKDHWGHYYFSEPDLQELAYIQKELDRGASLNRIELNNRGVNREEASPAPAPTIVSEEVLEAAGSGLSELLMTTTVQLNGRLDAMEHKLAEKAGTVVSVQLLQHRKELDELRSSLHQLSQYVEAIDKSLSHLQKLAEPAPVAAAYAGPPRTEKRKTLLASLLHL; this is translated from the coding sequence ATGACCACCGCCGTGTACAAAACGAAGGAAGCGGCCGCCGCCTTGAACGTCAGTCCCACAACGATTAAACGGTGGGCTTCACATTTCCAGGACCGTTTCCGCAAAGACCACTGGGGCCATTATTATTTTAGCGAGCCGGATCTTCAGGAGCTTGCCTACATTCAGAAGGAGCTTGATCGGGGGGCCAGCTTAAACCGGATCGAACTGAACAATAGGGGCGTGAACCGGGAGGAAGCATCCCCCGCTCCCGCCCCCACTATCGTTTCGGAAGAGGTCCTTGAGGCTGCGGGCTCCGGCCTATCCGAGCTGCTGATGACAACCACAGTCCAGCTGAACGGCCGTCTCGACGCGATGGAGCACAAGCTGGCGGAGAAAGCGGGCACGGTCGTGTCCGTGCAGCTGCTCCAGCACCGCAAGGAGCTCGACGAGCTGAGAAGCTCGCTGCACCAGCTTTCGCAATATGTCGAGGCGATCGACAAATCCCTGTCGCACCTGCAGAAGCTGGCGGAGCCGGCTCCCGTGGCCGCGGCTTACGCCGGCCCGCCAAGGACCGAGAAGCGCAAGACGCTGCTGGCCAGCCTCCTGCATTTATAA
- a CDS encoding alpha/beta fold hydrolase encodes MENNGSAGDLHCSIRGSGIPLLFVHPPVLPGTVFERQVSELSPFLQTIVPDLRGHGRSAPSPGGGASRNRPMI; translated from the coding sequence ATGGAGAATAACGGAAGCGCAGGCGATCTCCACTGCTCCATCCGGGGGTCCGGCATCCCCCTTCTCTTCGTGCATCCCCCCGTCCTGCCGGGGACAGTCTTTGAGAGGCAGGTGAGCGAGCTGTCGCCCTTCCTGCAAACGATCGTACCGGATTTGCGCGGACACGGACGAAGCGCTCCCTCCCCGGGGGGTGGAGCTTCGCGCAATCGGCCGATGATTTAA
- a CDS encoding patatin-like phospholipase family protein, whose product MEVGLALAGGGVPGSVSIGVIKALEEEGIRITHVGGASSGAMIAALYAYGLTPDDMTEVVPQLNRRYLDFDWKAVMMKVLFYRPYLEGWLKGKRLHDLIAKLTEDSTLSRFRIPCAVMTTDLSRGEPVLFSNSAVEGYSTETEALIAQAVQASFSIPVLFQPVRWKDYVLVDGGVLNNCPVRIVKAMGAAKVISVDPVTPFVTRRTFSIPSAYAVFNQIVNLTLQGQMREEHRHSDIALYPSVGEVSAFDFGKVNHCIEIGYRYTKERMEGIIRKLQEPT is encoded by the coding sequence ATGGAGGTAGGCTTGGCACTGGCCGGGGGCGGCGTTCCGGGTTCGGTATCCATCGGCGTGATAAAAGCCTTGGAAGAGGAGGGAATCCGCATCACTCATGTCGGAGGGGCAAGCTCAGGAGCCATGATCGCCGCCTTGTATGCCTATGGTCTCACACCCGATGACATGACGGAGGTCGTTCCCCAGCTTAACCGGAGGTATCTGGATTTTGACTGGAAGGCGGTCATGATGAAGGTTCTGTTCTACCGTCCTTACCTGGAGGGCTGGCTGAAGGGCAAGAGGCTTCATGACTTGATCGCCAAGCTGACGGAAGATTCTACTTTGTCGCGTTTCCGTATTCCCTGTGCGGTAATGACGACGGACCTGAGCCGCGGCGAGCCGGTTCTCTTCTCCAACTCGGCCGTAGAAGGCTATTCGACGGAAACCGAGGCGCTCATCGCCCAGGCCGTTCAGGCGAGTTTCTCGATTCCCGTTCTGTTTCAGCCGGTGCGGTGGAAGGACTACGTGCTGGTGGACGGAGGGGTGTTGAACAATTGTCCGGTCCGGATCGTCAAGGCGATGGGAGCCGCCAAGGTGATTTCGGTCGACCCGGTCACCCCGTTCGTAACCCGCCGCACCTTCTCGATTCCATCGGCTTATGCCGTGTTCAACCAGATTGTTAACCTGACCCTCCAAGGGCAGATGAGGGAAGAGCACCGTCATTCCGACATCGCCCTGTATCCTTCCGTAGGGGAGGTCAGTGCTTTTGATTTCGGCAAGGTGAATCACTGCATTGAGATCGGCTACCGGTACACCAAGGAACGGATGGAGGGTATCATACGAAAGCTGCAGGAGCCGACGTAA
- a CDS encoding ABC transporter ATP-binding protein, producing MEIFKALNEYYRDERKTIALAVLCLTLNTALGLVYPQLLRYLIDVVIGENRYGQVPFLALFVIVLISVKALFGFLYGHIGGRAGNRVALRLRNALYRKLQNLSFTFYDRSKTGDLMSKLTADLEQFRHFVAWEFGHFINFCSCIILGSLFMITINWQLTLIAMVTMPVIGFMAVRFQDRIHPAFRSIREALSRMTSAAQENISGVRTVKSFGRESFEVEKFSERNRLYQDKNIETAYIWSRYFPAMEMTANLSLVILMGAGGYLALHKMLTIGELVAFFGMIGFIIGPLWSLGYHINVYTQTKAAAERLVDLLQQYEHIRNKPDALAVPEDGFRGHVRFEEVSFSYDGVHQVLNGLNLDAPPGHIVGMLGGTGSGKTTAVLLLIRAYSVKTGLLTIDGKKLEDYRLEQLRERMAVVFQETFLFSATIWDNIAYGLNEATMEQIIAAAKLAQAHDFITELPAGYDTVVGERGLGLSGGQKQRIAIARALIRKPRILILDDATSAVDMETEHEIQMGLRTLRGTTVFIIAHRISSLQHADEILVLEEGTTVQRGTHAELLGKPGPYRETYRIQYADYLDDQQAEAKGGLYDESTEARRDQASPA from the coding sequence GTGGAAATATTTAAGGCGCTAAACGAATATTACCGGGACGAACGCAAGACCATTGCATTAGCCGTCTTATGCCTGACGCTGAACACCGCCCTCGGCCTTGTCTATCCTCAATTGCTCCGCTATCTGATTGATGTCGTTATCGGGGAGAACCGCTACGGGCAGGTTCCTTTTCTGGCCCTCTTCGTCATCGTACTGATCAGCGTGAAGGCGTTGTTCGGCTTCCTGTACGGGCATATCGGAGGGCGAGCCGGGAACCGGGTGGCGCTTCGTCTGCGGAACGCCCTTTACCGGAAGCTGCAGAACCTGTCCTTCACCTTCTATGACCGTTCCAAGACCGGAGACCTGATGTCCAAGCTCACGGCCGATCTGGAGCAGTTCCGACACTTTGTCGCCTGGGAGTTCGGGCATTTCATCAATTTCTGCTCCTGCATCATTCTCGGCTCTTTATTCATGATCACGATCAATTGGCAGCTGACGCTGATTGCGATGGTCACCATGCCGGTCATCGGCTTTATGGCGGTCCGGTTTCAGGACCGGATCCATCCCGCCTTCCGCTCCATTAGGGAGGCGCTCAGCCGGATGACCTCGGCCGCCCAGGAGAATATCTCCGGGGTGCGCACGGTCAAATCGTTCGGCCGGGAGTCCTTCGAGGTGGAGAAGTTTTCCGAAAGAAATCGTCTGTATCAAGATAAGAATATTGAAACCGCCTACATTTGGTCCCGGTACTTTCCGGCCATGGAAATGACCGCGAACCTAAGTCTCGTGATTCTGATGGGTGCGGGCGGTTACCTGGCCCTGCATAAAATGCTCACCATCGGGGAACTGGTCGCTTTCTTCGGCATGATCGGCTTCATAATCGGTCCCCTATGGTCGCTCGGTTACCACATCAATGTCTATACGCAGACGAAAGCGGCTGCCGAACGTCTGGTCGATCTTCTTCAGCAATATGAGCATATCCGGAACAAGCCGGACGCCTTAGCCGTACCGGAGGACGGGTTCCGGGGGCATGTCCGCTTCGAGGAGGTTTCGTTCTCTTATGACGGCGTTCACCAGGTGCTGAACGGACTGAACCTGGATGCTCCCCCGGGTCATATCGTCGGAATGCTAGGCGGAACCGGCTCTGGCAAAACGACGGCGGTTCTGCTGCTCATCCGGGCCTATTCGGTCAAAACGGGCCTCCTCACGATCGATGGAAAGAAGCTGGAGGACTACCGGCTCGAGCAGCTGCGGGAACGGATGGCCGTTGTCTTCCAGGAAACGTTCCTCTTCTCCGCCACCATCTGGGATAATATCGCTTACGGCCTGAACGAGGCGACCATGGAGCAGATCATCGCGGCCGCCAAGCTGGCCCAGGCGCATGACTTCATTACAGAGCTACCGGCCGGCTACGATACCGTTGTAGGCGAAAGGGGCTTGGGCTTATCCGGCGGCCAGAAGCAGAGGATCGCCATTGCCCGGGCGCTTATCCGCAAGCCCCGGATCCTCATTCTGGATGACGCCACGAGTGCCGTGGATATGGAAACGGAACATGAGATCCAGATGGGGCTTCGCACACTGCGCGGCACGACCGTCTTCATAATCGCGCACCGCATTTCCTCGCTGCAGCATGCCGATGAGATCCTCGTTCTGGAAGAGGGGACCACGGTTCAGAGGGGCACGCATGCCGAACTGCTGGGCAAGCCGGGACCTTACCGGGAAACCTACCGCATCCAGTATGCCGATTATTTGGACGATCAGCAGGCAGAAGCGAAGGGAGGGCTGTATGATGAGTCAACCGAAGCTCGCCGAGACCAGGCCAGTCCGGCCTGA
- a CDS encoding ABC transporter ATP-binding protein yields the protein MSQPKLAETRPVRPEVRTPPRTRFIYQDDEEMEKAFNWAQLCRLLRYLMPYRRQVIPLTVLFTLLGTVTKLSIPLLISWSIDKALMKGNGNLLVIYVGCMLVLYAVQWGANMGRIRLTSVMGQRAIYDLRADLFQHIQKLSFRFFDKRPAGSVLVRITNDVNALQDLFANGAVNLLIDCIQLTAVIIILLFLNVKLAVAIMVVVPLMFIVSQAVRLRIRRAWQGVRTIQSQMNAHLNESIQGIRITQAYTQEQPNMRYFSEVNERNRLNWNRALSLNMSFGPLIEITMAVGTCILFWYGSHQVQSGAITIGLLVAFANYIGSFWEPINRLGGMYSQLLVAMASSERIFEFMDELPGIDEKDDAVDLPPIQGRIQLDRVHFEYEPGRPALRGVSLTAEPGQSVAFVGHTGSGKSTIINLICRFYDPTEGKVSIDGYDLRDVTLNSLRKQIGIVLQDTFIFSGSIRDNIRFGKLEATDEEIERAAKAVHAHDFIVKLPNGYDTEVEERGSVLSMGQRQLISFARALLSDPRILILDEATASIDTETELKIQEALKTLLAGRTSFLIAHRLSTIRNADKIIVMDHGVMKEEGNHAGLMERRGLYYGLIQSQYKYLS from the coding sequence ATGAGTCAACCGAAGCTCGCCGAGACCAGGCCAGTCCGGCCTGAAGTCCGGACTCCGCCGCGGACGAGGTTCATTTACCAGGACGACGAGGAGATGGAGAAAGCCTTCAACTGGGCCCAGTTGTGCCGCCTGCTCCGTTACCTGATGCCCTATCGCCGCCAGGTCATTCCCTTGACCGTCCTGTTCACCCTTCTCGGAACGGTGACGAAGCTGTCCATTCCGCTGCTCATCAGCTGGTCCATCGACAAAGCGTTAATGAAAGGCAACGGGAACCTGCTCGTAATCTATGTGGGATGCATGCTCGTCCTGTACGCGGTTCAATGGGGAGCGAATATGGGGAGGATCCGGCTGACGAGCGTCATGGGGCAGAGGGCTATCTACGATCTGAGGGCGGATCTGTTCCAGCATATTCAGAAATTATCCTTTCGTTTCTTCGACAAGCGCCCGGCCGGCTCCGTGCTGGTGAGGATCACGAACGACGTTAACGCTTTGCAGGATCTTTTCGCCAACGGGGCGGTTAATCTGCTGATCGATTGCATCCAGCTGACCGCGGTCATCATCATTCTGCTTTTTCTGAACGTTAAGCTGGCTGTGGCGATTATGGTGGTGGTGCCGCTGATGTTCATCGTCTCCCAAGCCGTTCGCCTGCGGATCCGCCGGGCCTGGCAGGGAGTCCGGACGATCCAGTCCCAGATGAACGCCCACCTCAACGAATCGATCCAGGGAATCCGCATCACGCAGGCCTATACCCAGGAGCAGCCGAACATGCGGTATTTCTCGGAGGTGAATGAACGGAACCGGCTGAATTGGAACCGGGCACTCTCGCTTAACATGAGCTTCGGACCCTTGATCGAGATAACAATGGCTGTCGGAACGTGCATCCTATTCTGGTATGGTTCCCATCAGGTTCAGTCCGGCGCCATCACGATCGGCTTGCTGGTCGCCTTTGCGAACTATATCGGAAGCTTCTGGGAGCCCATCAACCGGCTCGGGGGCATGTATTCCCAGCTTCTGGTGGCGATGGCTTCTTCCGAGCGTATCTTCGAATTCATGGATGAACTTCCGGGCATTGACGAGAAGGACGATGCCGTGGACCTGCCGCCGATTCAGGGACGGATCCAACTGGACCGCGTACACTTCGAGTACGAGCCGGGAAGGCCCGCTCTCAGAGGGGTGAGCCTCACGGCCGAGCCCGGTCAATCCGTGGCGTTTGTCGGCCATACCGGCTCGGGCAAGAGCACCATCATCAATCTGATCTGCCGGTTCTACGACCCGACCGAAGGGAAAGTTAGCATCGACGGCTACGACCTGCGTGACGTCACGCTGAACAGCCTGCGGAAACAGATCGGCATCGTGCTGCAGGATACCTTCATTTTCTCCGGGTCGATCCGGGACAACATCCGTTTCGGCAAGCTGGAGGCCACCGATGAAGAAATCGAACGGGCGGCCAAGGCCGTTCATGCGCATGATTTCATCGTCAAGCTTCCGAACGGCTATGATACCGAGGTCGAGGAGAGAGGGTCTGTGCTCTCCATGGGGCAGCGGCAGCTGATCTCGTTTGCCCGGGCTCTGCTAAGCGATCCGCGTATTCTCATTCTGGATGAGGCGACAGCCAGCATCGATACCGAAACGGAGCTGAAAATTCAGGAAGCCCTAAAAACATTGCTGGCCGGGCGAACCTCCTTCCTTATCGCGCACCGGCTGTCGACGATCCGGAACGCCGACAAAATCATCGTCATGGATCACGGAGTCATGAAAGAAGAGGGAAATCACGCCGGCCTGATGGAGCGCCGCGGGCTTTACTACGGGTTGATTCAGTCGCAGTACAAATACCTGTCCTAG
- a CDS encoding trans-sulfuration enzyme family protein, which translates to MDDRQSLEGWTKEDICAHLGDDYDRFHGAVVPPIFQNSLFTRKTVNHGYTYTRVTNPTTEVAEKKLAALEEGEEAKCFASGMAAITSALFSVLEQGDHVLCPKSVYAPTRGFLEIYLNRFGVEATFVESESVEAFEQAIRPNTKVIYLESPVSNVFSLQDLSELSRLAKAYGLTTIVDNTWATPMYQNPIRFGIDLVVHSASKYLGGHSDIIGGVIIGRKEAMTQIMHRERGMLGGIMDPHQAWLLLRGIRTLPLRMREHQANAMKVAQFLEKHPAVSRVYYPGLPSHPQYELGRRQMSGCSGLLSFVPKGRGEQIHAFMKGLKFFEEGPSWGGFESLINSPGLGISEEASRLTGIPSGLLRISIGLEKAETLIDDLDRGLYSLSKGREIG; encoded by the coding sequence ATGGACGATCGTCAAAGCTTAGAGGGTTGGACGAAGGAAGACATCTGCGCGCATCTTGGGGATGATTACGACCGGTTTCACGGGGCCGTCGTTCCTCCTATCTTTCAGAACTCGCTCTTCACACGCAAAACGGTCAATCACGGCTATACCTACACGCGCGTAACGAATCCCACCACCGAGGTGGCCGAGAAGAAGCTGGCCGCATTAGAGGAAGGGGAGGAGGCCAAATGCTTCGCTTCCGGCATGGCGGCTATTACCTCGGCGCTTTTCAGTGTTCTGGAACAGGGGGACCATGTCCTATGTCCGAAAAGCGTCTATGCCCCGACACGCGGATTTCTCGAAATCTATCTGAACCGGTTCGGGGTGGAAGCGACCTTCGTGGAATCGGAGTCGGTGGAAGCCTTCGAGCAGGCCATCCGCCCGAATACGAAGGTGATCTATTTGGAGAGCCCCGTATCCAATGTATTCAGCCTCCAGGACTTGTCCGAGCTGTCCCGGCTGGCCAAGGCCTATGGCCTGACGACGATTGTCGACAATACATGGGCGACCCCGATGTACCAGAACCCGATCCGCTTCGGAATTGACCTTGTCGTGCATTCGGCGTCCAAATATTTAGGCGGACACAGTGATATCATCGGCGGGGTCATCATCGGCAGGAAGGAGGCGATGACCCAAATCATGCACCGGGAAAGAGGCATGCTGGGCGGAATAATGGATCCTCATCAAGCGTGGCTGCTGCTGCGCGGGATCCGTACACTGCCCCTGCGTATGCGGGAGCACCAGGCAAACGCCATGAAGGTGGCGCAATTTCTGGAGAAGCATCCGGCGGTCTCCCGGGTCTATTATCCCGGCCTTCCGAGCCACCCGCAGTACGAGCTCGGCCGCCGGCAGATGTCCGGCTGCTCCGGGCTCTTGAGCTTTGTCCCGAAGGGACGCGGCGAACAAATCCACGCTTTCATGAAGGGACTGAAGTTCTTCGAAGAGGGGCCTAGCTGGGGAGGCTTTGAGAGCCTGATCAACTCTCCCGGCTTGGGGATTTCGGAGGAAGCGTCCCGGCTTACCGGGATTCCATCGGGTCTTCTCCGGATCTCGATCGGCTTGGAGAAAGCCGAGACGCTGATCGATGACTTGGACCGTGGGCTCTATTCCCTCAGCAAAGGACGGGAAATCGGATGA
- a CDS encoding Sapep family Mn(2+)-dependent dipeptidase yields MTGSRLMERYRDEIVHHISELVQIRSVQEEGEAGKPFGSGVNRALEYMLDLAASMGFRTKNVDGYAGHAEYGAGDRLTAVLVHLDTVQEGEGWTYPPFGGTVEEGRIIGRGASDNKGPAVVALYCLKAIRDQGIPIRSRIRIIFGTNEESGMKDLDYYFSKEPLPDYAFVPDAGYPIFNVEMGNANVAVTCFLDRQKEEEKLRIDSLTGGVPMVLVPEKCEVRFRSGHFPESGWQAVAAGSSNVTAWRKENGAAVLTADGKAAGEPRNAIADLMKGLAALPMKTDADPMIAFLNDKLGHETDGRLLGIHRSDEVSGSTVVFLKQIYTEGDLLTAVINIRYPVKEDGDRLLGLVADQAEAYGLQTAILRHLRPVYVPPEHPVIRILSRVYERVTGEKAVLLRMGAGTYARKLRNNGVAFGAGLPGGVDTHVHRPDEFVRIEDMMRHADISFQALRELSSEETEPC; encoded by the coding sequence ATGACGGGCAGCAGACTCATGGAACGCTACCGGGACGAGATCGTTCATCACATTTCGGAACTTGTCCAAATCCGGAGCGTGCAAGAAGAGGGAGAAGCTGGGAAGCCGTTCGGATCGGGGGTCAACCGGGCGCTGGAGTATATGCTGGACTTGGCCGCCTCAATGGGATTTCGGACGAAGAACGTAGACGGGTATGCCGGTCATGCGGAGTATGGAGCCGGCGATCGCCTAACCGCCGTTCTCGTCCACTTGGACACCGTTCAGGAAGGGGAAGGCTGGACCTATCCGCCCTTCGGAGGAACGGTGGAAGAGGGGCGGATCATAGGCAGAGGAGCCTCGGACAACAAAGGACCGGCAGTCGTCGCCCTTTATTGCCTGAAGGCCATCCGGGACCAAGGCATCCCCATCCGCAGCCGGATCCGGATCATTTTCGGAACGAACGAGGAGAGCGGGATGAAGGATCTCGATTATTACTTCTCCAAGGAACCGCTACCGGATTATGCGTTCGTTCCCGATGCCGGCTATCCGATCTTCAACGTGGAGATGGGAAACGCGAATGTGGCGGTGACCTGTTTTCTGGATAGGCAGAAGGAAGAAGAGAAGCTTCGAATCGACAGTCTGACGGGAGGAGTGCCGATGGTGCTTGTCCCGGAGAAATGCGAGGTCCGGTTCCGTTCCGGTCACTTCCCGGAGAGCGGCTGGCAGGCTGTCGCAGCCGGTTCCTCCAATGTAACAGCCTGGCGGAAGGAAAACGGAGCGGCGGTCCTAACGGCTGACGGAAAAGCGGCGGGGGAGCCTCGCAACGCGATCGCCGACCTGATGAAGGGGCTCGCCGCTCTTCCCATGAAGACGGACGCGGATCCAATGATTGCCTTCTTGAACGACAAACTCGGTCATGAGACGGACGGGAGGCTGCTCGGCATTCACCGCAGCGATGAGGTCTCCGGCTCCACGGTAGTCTTTCTGAAGCAGATCTATACGGAGGGAGATCTCCTTACCGCGGTGATCAATATCCGGTACCCGGTGAAGGAGGATGGCGACCGGCTGCTCGGCCTCGTCGCGGATCAAGCGGAAGCCTATGGGCTGCAAACGGCCATCCTCCGCCATCTCCGGCCGGTTTATGTTCCTCCCGAGCATCCGGTTATCCGCATCTTAAGCCGGGTGTACGAGAGAGTGACCGGAGAGAAAGCGGTCCTTCTTAGAATGGGAGCCGGTACCTATGCCCGCAAGCTGCGGAATAACGGAGTCGCCTTTGGGGCAGGTCTGCCGGGAGGAGTCGATACCCATGTGCATCGGCCGGACGAATTTGTCCGCATCGAGGATATGATGAGGCATGCGGACATTTCCTTTCAGGCCTTACGAGAGCTGTCCTCCGAGGAAACAGAGCCTTGTTGA
- a CDS encoding glycoside hydrolase family 172 protein, whose translation MLGSQSLSTLYRLGSGVRSRRHASYDRTGGNYDNWKIRAGETVTLGQMSGPGIIKHIWLTTKEDNHNLRGLVLRMYWDGEDTPSVQCPLGDFFGLGHGKAAYFESLPLQASYLGLNAWFPMPYENGAVITVTNEMESDSFLYFYIDYQEMDALPEACGRFHANWRRELLHTATEEQGPNANGTVQALNLTGRNNYEVLRATGKGHYVGCVLHIDTDEAGWWGEGDDMFFLDGEKWPPTLHGTGTEDYFCGAWNYNKLEKPYCTPYYGYHFKGNNDYTGKHSQYRFHLEDPIYFEKSLRFTIEHGHANDRQGDWSSTAYWYQVGRTSPLPDLGSFDSRIPYAFGGLERWPGKDRKDLPR comes from the coding sequence ATGCTGGGCAGCCAATCCTTAAGCACGCTTTACCGATTGGGCAGCGGAGTGCGCAGCCGCCGGCATGCGTCCTACGACAGGACGGGTGGAAACTATGACAATTGGAAGATCCGGGCTGGAGAAACGGTTACCCTCGGCCAAATGTCGGGCCCGGGGATAATCAAGCATATATGGTTGACGACCAAGGAAGATAATCACAACCTTCGCGGCCTTGTCCTCCGGATGTATTGGGACGGGGAGGACACGCCATCGGTTCAATGTCCGCTCGGGGATTTTTTCGGCTTGGGTCATGGGAAAGCCGCTTATTTCGAGTCGCTGCCGCTTCAAGCGTCGTATTTGGGCTTGAACGCCTGGTTTCCGATGCCTTATGAGAACGGAGCGGTGATCACCGTGACGAACGAGATGGAGTCGGATTCCTTTCTCTATTTCTATATCGATTACCAGGAGATGGACGCGCTTCCGGAAGCATGCGGGCGCTTTCACGCCAATTGGAGAAGAGAGCTGCTCCACACTGCCACGGAGGAGCAGGGGCCGAATGCGAACGGCACCGTTCAAGCCCTGAACTTGACGGGACGGAACAATTATGAGGTTCTGCGGGCAACCGGCAAAGGCCATTATGTGGGCTGCGTGCTCCACATCGATACGGACGAAGCGGGCTGGTGGGGGGAAGGAGACGACATGTTCTTCCTGGACGGCGAGAAGTGGCCGCCCACGCTTCATGGGACGGGTACCGAGGATTATTTTTGCGGGGCCTGGAACTACAACAAACTGGAGAAGCCGTACTGCACCCCTTATTACGGCTACCATTTCAAAGGAAATAACGATTACACCGGCAAGCACTCCCAATACCGGTTCCATCTCGAGGATCCGATTTATTTCGAGAAGTCGTTACGGTTTACAATCGAGCATGGACATGCGAACGACCGCCAGGGGGATTGGAGCAGCACGGCTTATTGGTACCAAGTCGGGCGTACCTCGCCCTTGCCTGATCTGGGGAGCTTCGACTCGCGGATTCCTTATGCCTTCGGCGGCTTGGAGCGTTGGCCGGGCAAGGACCGCAAAGACCTGCCGCGTTAG
- a CDS encoding phytanoyl-CoA dioxygenase family protein, whose protein sequence is MNAQLTQAKDHYDQQGYAVFPDVLDEGLVREAQEHIAWLMHKYPEKRPELLTHDLVAKDPFWVRLISDERLLDIAEAFIGPNIALFASHYISKPPFEGRPVLWHQDGSYWPLEPMEVVTLWLAVDDSVEENGCLRVIPGTHTMKLQQMRRRTDIENVLDSEVDPSLVEEDKAVDLILKAGSVSVHNPNIIHGSNANQSARRRCGLTIRYIPTTTRIKTDGQWASAFLLRGEAVPGINTYLPFPRYVEGEHMPFQGCEQWR, encoded by the coding sequence ATGAACGCACAGCTTACGCAAGCGAAGGATCACTACGATCAGCAGGGGTACGCGGTATTCCCGGATGTACTGGATGAAGGCTTGGTTCGGGAGGCGCAGGAGCATATAGCCTGGCTCATGCACAAATATCCGGAGAAGCGACCGGAGCTTCTGACGCACGACCTGGTAGCCAAAGATCCTTTCTGGGTGCGCCTGATCAGCGACGAACGCCTGCTGGATATTGCGGAAGCTTTCATTGGTCCGAATATCGCGCTTTTTGCCTCCCACTATATCTCCAAGCCCCCGTTCGAGGGGCGTCCCGTGCTTTGGCATCAGGACGGCAGCTACTGGCCGCTCGAACCGATGGAAGTCGTCACCCTGTGGCTGGCGGTAGACGATTCTGTAGAGGAGAACGGCTGCCTCCGTGTCATCCCCGGAACCCATACGATGAAACTGCAGCAGATGCGCCGGCGCACGGACATCGAGAACGTTCTGGATTCCGAGGTGGATCCGTCACTAGTCGAGGAGGACAAGGCGGTGGATTTGATTCTGAAGGCGGGGAGCGTTTCCGTGCACAACCCCAACATCATCCACGGCTCCAACGCGAACCAGTCTGCAAGAAGAAGGTGTGGCTTAACCATCCGGTACATCCCGACGACGACCCGAATCAAAACCGACGGGCAGTGGGCGTCCGCCTTCCTGCTCCGCGGAGAAGCCGTCCCCGGCATTAACACGTATCTTCCTTTTCCCCGTTATGTAGAAGGCGAGCATATGCCGTTTCAGGGCTGTGAACAATGGCGTTAA